A part of bacterium genomic DNA contains:
- a CDS encoding STAS domain-containing protein — translation VKKLVEQGKKKFVIDLSKVKWMNSSGLGTMMGCLTSIKNGSGELRLCGVTEKVKSLFMITKLITLFETYDSVEEAVDSF, via the coding sequence AAGTTAAGAAATTGGTTGAGCAGGGCAAGAAGAAATTCGTTATTGATCTGTCTAAAGTTAAATGGATGAATAGCTCCGGCCTCGGTACAATGATGGGATGTCTGACTTCAATCAAGAATGGATCCGGCGAATTGCGGCTCTGCGGAGTAACTGAAAAGGTAAAGAGCCTTTTTATGATTACCAAATTAATTACACTATTTGAAACTTATGACAGTGTTGAAGAAGCGGTTGATTCATTCTAA